Genomic DNA from Lactococcus garvieae:
CTTTATAATTTAATTATAATCCTAATATATAACGTTTTCAAATTTGCTCAGCTCATTTTAGACACCTTGTACTTTTTTGAATAAAAAAAGCTAGAAATCACTCTGCTTTCTTTATTAAATTATTTCAACAGAGTTTGGTCTTTATCCCTCTGTGCTTTTTTGAACTGATTCAACTCTTTACATTTTTGTCTCTTTCTACTTAACAGATGATGTCTTAAAAATTTATAAAAAAAGCGTCCATAAGGACGTCTTTTTAGTGTGCTACGGGATTACTTGCAATAATTTCCATATTGCCTTTGAGTTCCCATTTATCAATACCTGTTGGAAGTATAAAGTGATCACCTTTTGCTAACGGGTAAACCTTATCTGCAACGATGAGTTCTCCTTCACCATCAAGAATTGACACTAGCATATAATCGGCAGTTGCTTCAAAAGCTTGTGTACCGTGGATTGACCATTTGTAAACATCAAAGAACTCTGATTTTACTAAAGTTGTCAAGTCTGCGTTATCTTCTTTAACAACTTTGACTTTATTTTCCGGTGTTTGGTCACCTGGAATGTGGAGTACGTCGATAGACTGCTGAATATGCAGCTCACGAAGATTTCCTTGATCATCTTTACGATCAAAATCATATACACGATATGTTGTATCACTTGATTGTTGAGTTTCAAGGATAACAATCCCTGCCCCGATAGCGTGCATCGTTCCAGCTGGCACATGGAAGAAGTCCCCAGCTTTCACTTTTACTTTGCGAAGCAAATGATCCCAGTCACCAGATTGGATCATTTCTGCAAGTTCTTCTCGTGATTTAGCATTGTGGCCATAGATGATTTCAGAACCTTCTTCTGCTGAGATGATATACCAGCATTCAGTTTTTCCGAGTTCACCCTCATGCTTCATTCCGTATTCATCATTCGGATGAACTTGAACAGAGAGCCAATCGTTGGCATCCAAAATTTTTGTCAAAAGTGGAAATACTTTTTCTTCAGTATTACCAAAAAGTTCACGGTGTTGGTTAAAAATCTTATCTAACTTTTCCCCAGCAAACTGTCCGTTTTTTATTGTTGATACCCCATGTGGATGAGCCGAAATCGCCCAGTATTCTCCAATTTTATCAGAAGGCAAATCATAGCCAAAAGATTTGAGATGATCGCCACCCCAGAGTTTCTCTTGCAATACAGAATCTAAAAATAATGGTTCTATTGACATTTTTTCTCCTCATTCGTCTAATAATACTTCGTTAATTATAGCACAAAAGCCCTTTATTTTGCCTAACGAAATGATTTTTTTCCTTACTCTTGCCCAAGATTTTAATATTTAAAATTAAAGTTCCGTAAGGTGTTTGGTATTTGAAAGACGATGAGGGAAAGGAGGAGTAATAAAGTAATGATAAGTAATAGTTCCCAGATCATTAAAATAAAGGCAGGATGAACACCCTCTATATGTAACTTGTCAGCTATTCTATCCATCAAGTGTTGTTTCATATTTATCGTATATCAGACAGATTATTGTTCACTTCATGTCTATAGTTTTGATCAAACTCGTCTACTTCAATATAAATATAAGCCTTTTTATCAGGGATTTCTTGTCGTATTTCTCGCTCTATATCATTAATAATTTCATAACTTTGTGCTTCAAATTGAGACGGAATATCAATTTTTGCTGCAATCATAATTTCGGTCGGACCGATATGGATTGTTTTTATATCGATCAACTTCTTCACTGTCTCACGGACAAAAACACGAGTAATTTTTTCCAAATCAGAAGCAGTAACACTTTCACCAACAATTAAACTATAAAACTCACGTACCAAGTAGATTGCAGCCCCCATGAGTAAGATTCCAATCAAAATACCTGACATGGCATCATAGAAAGGATTACCGGTCACAAAGGTTAAAATTGTACCTCCAAGCGCTAAAAGTAAGCCAATAATAGCACAAAAATCTTCTGCAAAGATAACTAAAATCTCACTATGACGGCTCTCGTGTAAGAAACGAAACAGTGGTAATTTCTCCGTGTTGAGCTCTTTTATTTCTTTAAAAGCAATGCGAAGTGAACTTCCCTCAATGAGCATACCAAAGAGTAAAATAATAATTAGGATAAGTGGATTATTGACTTCATGTGCTGGGTGAACCAACTTATCATAAGCTTCCATGACACCAATTACACCACCACCAAAGAAAAGAAAAGTTGCAACGAGCATACTGAAAAAATATTTAGCACGTGCTTCACCAAAAGGATGCACTTGGCTTTGTGCTCTTTTAGCTCTTTTATCTCCGAAGAGTAGCAAAATTTGATTTCCACAATCGACTAAGCTGTGAATGCTCTCGTTTAACATGGCCGCACTGCCACTGAGAGAATAGCCAATAAATTTGCTGATAGCCACGAGAACATTGGCACCTAGAGCGGCAATTACGGAGCTCATCCCTCCGGTATTATTTTTTGCTGTCATACTCACTCCTTTATTAATAAATGTATTTTTATTAGATTATAGCATAGTATAACTATTTTTTCAGATTTTCTAATAAAAAAATAAGTCCCCAAAATTGGAAGACTTAATTTTTTATTAATATTCTGGTTTATCCAAATTACGGAGAAGTTCGTCGATTTTTGAACCATATTCGACAGATTCATCTTTGGCAAACTTCAAATCTGGGATACGATACATAGTCATACGTTGTGCTAACTCACGCTTAACAAGTCCTGTAGCTTTTTCCAGACCTTT
This window encodes:
- the manA gene encoding mannose-6-phosphate isomerase, class I, with translation MSIEPLFLDSVLQEKLWGGDHLKSFGYDLPSDKIGEYWAISAHPHGVSTIKNGQFAGEKLDKIFNQHRELFGNTEEKVFPLLTKILDANDWLSVQVHPNDEYGMKHEGELGKTECWYIISAEEGSEIIYGHNAKSREELAEMIQSGDWDHLLRKVKVKAGDFFHVPAGTMHAIGAGIVILETQQSSDTTYRVYDFDRKDDQGNLRELHIQQSIDVLHIPGDQTPENKVKVVKEDNADLTTLVKSEFFDVYKWSIHGTQAFEATADYMLVSILDGEGELIVADKVYPLAKGDHFILPTGIDKWELKGNMEIIASNPVAH
- a CDS encoding cation diffusion facilitator family transporter, giving the protein MTAKNNTGGMSSVIAALGANVLVAISKFIGYSLSGSAAMLNESIHSLVDCGNQILLLFGDKRAKRAQSQVHPFGEARAKYFFSMLVATFLFFGGGVIGVMEAYDKLVHPAHEVNNPLILIIILLFGMLIEGSSLRIAFKEIKELNTEKLPLFRFLHESRHSEILVIFAEDFCAIIGLLLALGGTILTFVTGNPFYDAMSGILIGILLMGAAIYLVREFYSLIVGESVTASDLEKITRVFVRETVKKLIDIKTIHIGPTEIMIAAKIDIPSQFEAQSYEIINDIEREIRQEIPDKKAYIYIEVDEFDQNYRHEVNNNLSDIR